CCGGCGCATCACCGCCGTGCTGGAAGCCCTCATGGCCCGGGCGGACGGTCTCGGCCTCATCCTGGCCGCGCATCGGCTCGACGAGCTGCCCTGCGGCCTGACCCACGTCCTGCGGCTGGACGGCGGACGCCTCGTGGACCAGTCCACCCTGGACGCCTTCTCCCCGGACCACGCCACGCCCTGGACCGACCCCCCTGCCGCCGCGCCCTGCCCCATTCTGCACCGGGCCGGCACGCATCGCGCCATGGTCCCCCACGCCCCCGGCCGCGAGCCGCTGCTGGACATCGCCCACGCCGATGTCTTCGTGGACCGCGCCCACGTGCTGCACGATGTTTCCTGGACCATTCCGCACCCCCGCCTGCCTGCGGACGGCGGCCCCTCCTGCGACCATTGGGTCGTGCTCGGTCCCAACGGCGCAGGCAAGTCCACCCTGATGCGCCTGATCCAGGGTGAGCTGCCCCCGGCCCTGGGCGGCAGCATCCGCATGGCCGAGGTCCCCACGGTCCTGGAGCGCCGGCAGGCCGCGCCGCTGGTCTCCCCGGCGTTGCAAGCCACCTACACCTATGACGACACCGCCGCGGATGTGGTGGCTGCCGGCTTTTTCGGGGCCATCGGCCTCTGGGAAACGCCCACCTCCGCGCAACGGCGCATGGCCATGCATTGGCTGGAACACCTGGGACTGGCGGACCTGGCCCAGCGGCGACTCTCCACCCTGTCCACCGGGCAGGCCCGGCGGGTGTTTCTGGCCCGCGCCCTGGCTCCCTGCCCGCCCCTGCTGCTGCTGGACGAACCCTGCGCCGGCCTGGATCCCGCCGCCCGCCGGCTCTTCCTGGAAACGCTGACCCGCGCCGCCTCCGCCGGGCCGTGCCTGATCCTGGTCACGCATCATCCGGAAGACTGCCTCCCCGTGTTTGGCAATGTCCTCGTCCTGCGCCAGGGCCGCGTGCAATACGCCGGCCCCCGGGAGCACTGCCCCCAGGCCCTGCTGGACGCATTGCTGCATACTGGTGAGGCATAGCGCGTGATCCCACCTGCTGGCGCAACTGATTCCCCCGAACACGGCATGAAGCCGTACACGCCCCCTCGCCTGCCGCACGCCTTCATCCAGGCTGCCGGCGTCTTTGATGCGGACGAAGCCTTGCGCTGCTTCGCCGCCGGGGTGGACGTGGTGGGCATTCCCCTGCGGCTCAATCATCATCGCCCGGATCTCTCGGAAGCCGCCGCCGCCGCCCTGGTAGCCACGGTACGAGCCCGCAACCCGCGGCTGGCCTTCGCCGTCATCACCTACGAGGACGACGCCTGCGCCGCCGCCGGCCTGTGTCGCGCCGTGGGGGCCCAGGCGCTGCAGCTGCACGGGGACATCGCCGCCGAGGCCGGCCTGCGCCTGCGCACCCTGCTGCCCGACGTGCTGCTGATGAAATCCTTGATCGTGGGATTGCGCGACGAAGCCGGCCTGCATGATGAAATGCAGCGGCATGCCCCCTGGGCCGACGCCTTCCTGACCGACACCTTCGATCCCACCAGCGGCGCCATGGGCGCCACCGGCCAGATCCACGACTGGACCGTGAGCCGCCGGCTGGTGCAGCAATCGCCCCGGCCGGTCATCCTGGCCGGCGGGCTTGTGCCCGGCAACGTGGCCGCGGCCGTGGCAGCCGTACAGCCCGCCGGGGTGGATGCCCACACCGGTCTGGAGGACGCCGCCGGCAGCAAGGACTGGGCCACCCTCGCAGCCTTTGCAGCCCGGGCCCGGCTGGCGTTTGCCGGGCTGGCTCGCTGAGGCGCGCCCGGCGCGTTCTGCGTTTACGCTTGTGCGCAATGGAACTTGCACCCGCCCCGGAAATGCGCTAGGGACGTGCAAACATCCTCGCAAAGGAGCCCATCATGGCCACGTTCTATGTCCTCCTTGGTCTCGGCAGCGCGCTGCTCGCCGTATGGCACATCAAGAAGTTTGGCGACAATCTGGCCAAGGAAGATCACGGGCATCATCATCACTGATGCGTGCCTTCGTTCGGGCGCTTTCGGGGGGACCCCGGTTCCCCCGATGCGTGTCGGGGTGGTCGATCATCTATTCTGTATAGAATAATTGCGAGCACTGACGGCATCCGAACTGGACCCCGGCGCAGCGCGATGAGACCGACTTTCGTTGCCGGGCGCTGCCGCCTGGCCGGGCTCCAACCAGGCGCAACACCGCACTCGCATGGCCGACCCCACGCCCGCCCCGTCCCCTCCCGTCATTCCCTTGCCACTGGTGGAACATCTGTTCGATTCCCCGGTGGAACTGTTGCCCCTGCTCAACAGCATCCCCCTGCCGGTGGTGCTGCTCTCCAAAGACAAGCGCGTGCTTCTGCTTAACCGGCCAGCCCAGGCCCTCACCGGCTTTTCCCAGGAAGACGCCCAGGGCCTGCCCTGCCGCCACGTGCTGCGCTCCAGCCTGTGCGTGCGCGGCTGCCCCCTGGATGCACTGGGGGCCGAAGACCGCGCCGTGGTCCACGAGGCAGACATCATCAACAAGCTGCGCCAGCGCATTCCCGTACGGGCCACACAGTCCCCGGCCGTCACCTCCCAGGGCCGTCTGGCCGGGTACATCGAATGCATTGAAGACTTGCGCCCCCTCTCGGAGATGGCCAACCGGCAGCAGGCCGGCTTCACCTTCGGCCGCATCGTGGGGCGCTCCCCGCAGATGGAACGGCTTTTCCAGCTGGTGCCCTCCATCGCCTCTTCGGACTCCTCCGTGCTGGTGACCGGCGAAACCGGCACGGGCAAGGATCTGCTGGCCGAGGCCATCCATCAGGCCTCGCCCCGGGGCAAGGGCCCCTTCGTGAAGGTGAACTGCGGCGCCCTGCCGGAATCGCTGCTGGAATCCGAACTCTTCGGCCACCGCAAGGGCGCGTTCACCGGCGCCACCGAAAACAAGCCCGGCCGGTTTCAGCTTGCCCATAATGGCACGCTGTTTTTGACCGAAATCGGGGACCTGCCCCTGACCCTGCAGGTGAAGCTACTGACCTTTCTGGACGACCGCGTCATCTCCCCCCTGGGCGGCAGCATGCCCGTGCCGGTGAATGTGCGGCTCATCGCCGCCACCCACCGCAACCTGGAGGAGATGGTGCGCGCCGGCACGTTTCGTCAGGATCTCTTTTTCCGCCTCAATGTGGTGCGGCTGCACATCCCGGCCTTGCGCGACCGCGAAGAGGATGTGGATCTGCTGCTGGATCACTTCCTGCGCCGCATCAACGAGGAATTCAAGAAGCACGTGCAGACCTTCAGCGACGAAGCACGTGACATCCTGCTGCATTATGCCTATCCTGGCAACGTGCGCGAGCTGCGAAACATCGTGGAATACGCCGTCAACGTCTGCAACGGCAGCCGCATCGAACGCACCCACCTGCCTTCCTATCTGCTGGAACAGTCAGACATCCTGCCCGTGGCCTTCCGCCGGCTGGAGGCCGGTCCCGCTGCCACCGCCCTGCCTGTGCCAGCCGGCAACCCGGCCGTGCACGAGGGCGACGCATGGTCTGATATCGAGAAACGCATGATCCTCCAGGCCCTGGCCCAGGCCAAGGGCCGTCGGGGCAAGGCCGCCGATCTGCTCGGCTGGGGCCGCTCCACCTTGTGGCGAAAAATGAAGCTGTACGGTCTGGATACATAAGAAGCCCCGGAGTCCGGCATGCCGCGTCTGCTCATCCCCCTGCTCGGCCTGGAAGTGGCCCCCCGGTTCGATCTAGCCACGGAAGTCTGGATCGGCGAGCTGGATGCCGCCACGCCGGAACACATCACCGGCAGCACCATCATCGTCCTGCCCCAGGCCTCGGCCGAGGATCTCTGCCAGCTGATCCTCAAGGAAGCCGTGGATGTGGTGCTGTGCGGGGGCATTGAGGAAGAATTCTACGACTATCTGCAGTGGAAACGCATCCAGGTGATCGATTCGGTCATCGCCCTGGCAGACGACGCCGCCCGGGCCTACGGGCGCGGCGAGTTGGGGCCGGGCACGCCAGACATCCGGGTGCTGCTGCCGCGCGGCTGAGTTGCTGTTTCGAATTGTTCCATATTGTCTTGTTCTTTTTTTATCAAATTGTTTCAAATCGTTTCCAGTTGAAACACCCCGGCGTGTGGGAAATCCACGCAACCGCTCGAAATTCCACATTCCGTCCATCTTGGCACGCCTCTTGTTAAATCCTGGTCATGTGCGGTGCGCCAATGTGCCGCATGTGAAAGAAGTCGCAAGGAGGTCGCCATGTTTCGATTCCTGCAATCCATCAAGTCCTTTCTGGGCGGCGGCAACGCGTCCCGGGAGCCCCGGCATGGCGGGTTGGAAGACACCTATGCCGCCGTGGCGTTTGCGGAACGCGGCGAGCATACCATGGCCGCGCGCGACATCCTGGGCGCCGTGCAGCGCGATTCCCGTGTGCGGCACAGTCTGGGGGCACTTTTGCCAGACCCTGCCCGAGCCCATTGCCGAGGACGTGCTGGCCTGGCTGGACAGCCAGACCGTGCGCATCGGCCGCGACGTCTTCACCATGCTCCAGGCCCTGCAGGCCATGGCTCCGAAGCAATACAGCGCGCTGACGGAACGATTCCGCGACATCTACCGGGATATCAACGCCACCCTGCGCCCGGCCTTCGTCTCCCCCGACGGCCCGCTGACGTTGCGCATCTCCGAAATGAACAGCGGCATGGGCGGCGTGGTGGGCGGCAAGATGGCCCAGCTGGGCGAGCTGCGCAACCAGCTGCTCTTCAACGTGCCGCCGGGATTCGCCGTCACCGTGCACGGGTTCGCCCTGTTCCGGGACGCCATTGGCCTGACGGATCTGGTGGCCATGGAGTGCGGCAACCTGTCGCCCTCCAATCCGCAGGAACTGCACGCCGCCTGCACGCGCATCCGCAAGACCATCATGGCGGCCACCCTCCCCGACGAGCTGGAAGAAGCCATCTGGAAACAGTTCGCCCGCCTGCAGTCCCTCAAGGGCAAG
This sequence is a window from Megalodesulfovibrio gigas DSM 1382 = ATCC 19364. Protein-coding genes within it:
- a CDS encoding ATP-binding cassette domain-containing protein, with the protein product MPASLPLLRLDHASVLRGGSLVLQDLCWELRPGQHWLLVGENGAGKSTFLQLVRGELWPLDRHARLYGLDGVLDPSPIGLRTRMGLVSPALQERYQRQGWHIRGREIAASGFDDAFLCNRTLTAAEAARLDETLTLCGAADLAQRPLSSFSQGELRLLLLVRALAPLVQRPALLLLDEGLEGLDTPARRRITAVLEALMARADGLGLILAAHRLDELPCGLTHVLRLDGGRLVDQSTLDAFSPDHATPWTDPPAAAPCPILHRAGTHRAMVPHAPGREPLLDIAHADVFVDRAHVLHDVSWTIPHPRLPADGGPSCDHWVVLGPNGAGKSTLMRLIQGELPPALGGSIRMAEVPTVLERRQAAPLVSPALQATYTYDDTAADVVAAGFFGAIGLWETPTSAQRRMAMHWLEHLGLADLAQRRLSTLSTGQARRVFLARALAPCPPLLLLDEPCAGLDPAARRLFLETLTRAASAGPCLILVTHHPEDCLPVFGNVLVLRQGRVQYAGPREHCPQALLDALLHTGEA
- the trpF gene encoding phosphoribosylanthranilate isomerase, producing MIPPAGATDSPEHGMKPYTPPRLPHAFIQAAGVFDADEALRCFAAGVDVVGIPLRLNHHRPDLSEAAAAALVATVRARNPRLAFAVITYEDDACAAAGLCRAVGAQALQLHGDIAAEAGLRLRTLLPDVLLMKSLIVGLRDEAGLHDEMQRHAPWADAFLTDTFDPTSGAMGATGQIHDWTVSRRLVQQSPRPVILAGGLVPGNVAAAVAAVQPAGVDAHTGLEDAAGSKDWATLAAFAARARLAFAGLAR
- a CDS encoding sigma-54 interaction domain-containing protein, encoding MADPTPAPSPPVIPLPLVEHLFDSPVELLPLLNSIPLPVVLLSKDKRVLLLNRPAQALTGFSQEDAQGLPCRHVLRSSLCVRGCPLDALGAEDRAVVHEADIINKLRQRIPVRATQSPAVTSQGRLAGYIECIEDLRPLSEMANRQQAGFTFGRIVGRSPQMERLFQLVPSIASSDSSVLVTGETGTGKDLLAEAIHQASPRGKGPFVKVNCGALPESLLESELFGHRKGAFTGATENKPGRFQLAHNGTLFLTEIGDLPLTLQVKLLTFLDDRVISPLGGSMPVPVNVRLIAATHRNLEEMVRAGTFRQDLFFRLNVVRLHIPALRDREEDVDLLLDHFLRRINEEFKKHVQTFSDEARDILLHYAYPGNVRELRNIVEYAVNVCNGSRIERTHLPSYLLEQSDILPVAFRRLEAGPAATALPVPAGNPAVHEGDAWSDIEKRMILQALAQAKGRRGKAADLLGWGRSTLWRKMKLYGLDT
- a CDS encoding NifB/NifX family molybdenum-iron cluster-binding protein, with protein sequence MPRLLIPLLGLEVAPRFDLATEVWIGELDAATPEHITGSTIIVLPQASAEDLCQLILKEAVDVVLCGGIEEEFYDYLQWKRIQVIDSVIALADDAARAYGRGELGPGTPDIRVLLPRG